In one window of Gossypium hirsutum isolate 1008001.06 chromosome A01, Gossypium_hirsutum_v2.1, whole genome shotgun sequence DNA:
- the LOC107925682 gene encoding heterogeneous nuclear ribonucleoprotein Q → MPRTREEIEEQVDLDGDNDPEETIEEEVEYEEIEEEEEVEVEEEVEEEVEVEEEEDEDAELVDFHKGSDANEGMDDFETEEEKKKKHAELLALPPHGSEVYLGSIPHDASDEDLRRFCESIGEVIEVRIMKEKDSGEAKGYAFVTFRSKELASKAIENLNGSEFKGKKIKCSTSQAKNKLFIGNVPRNWGEEDVKKVVKDVGPGVNCIELLKDPMNPSRNRGFVFIEYYNHACAEYSRQKMMKPTFKLDDNAPTVSWADPRSAESFSNTQVKALYVKNLPKDITQDRLRKLFEHHGKILKVVVPPAKVGKENSRYGFVHFAERSSAMKALKNTEKYEIGGHVLECSLAKPQADQKSGASGSQKSSLDSSFPPLLGYGLVGGAYGGLGAGFGPAGFGQPLIYGQGPTPAGMAMMPMLLPDGRIGYVLQQPGVQPHTPPPQPHSSRGGASGSSSSGGRRSSNDSSRGRRRYNPY, encoded by the exons ATGCCAAGGACAAGGGAAGAGATTGAAGAGCAGGTGGACCTTGATGGAGACAATGATCCTGAGGAGACTATAGAGGAAGAGGTTGAATATGAAGAAATAGAGGAAGAGGAGGAAGTGGAAGTTGAGGAAGAGGTAGAAGAGGAAGtggaagtagaagaagaagaggacGAGGATGCTGAGCTTGTTGATTTCCACAAGGGCTCTGATGCTAATGAGGGGATGGATGATTTTGAAAcagaggaagaaaagaaaaagaagcatgCGGAGCTTCTTGCACTTCCTCCTCATGGGTCAGAGGTTTACCTTGGTAGTATTCCTCATGATGCTTCTGATGAGGACTTGAGGAGATTTTGTGAATCTATAGGAGAAGTCATAGAG GTTAGGATAATGAAGGAGAAAGATTCAGGGGAGGCCAAGGGTTATGCTTTTGTGACCTTCAGATCCAAAGAGTTGGCTTCCAAAGCTATTGAAAATCTGAATGGTTCTGAATTCAAG GGGAAGAAGATAAAATGTTCAACATCTCAAGCAAAGAATAAGTTATTTATTGGTAATGTTCCCAGAAACTGGGGGGAGGAAGATGTGAAAAAGGTTGTAAAAGATGTTGGTCCTGGAGTCAATTGTATTGAATTGTTGAAG GATCCAATGAACCCTAGCCGAAACCGTGGATTTGTTTTCATAGAGTACTATAACCATGCATGTGCTGAATACTCAAGACAGAAAATGATGAAGCCAACATTTAAGCTTGATGATAATGCTCCAACCGTGAGTTGGGCGGACCCAAGAAGTGCAGAATCTTTTTCCAATACTCAG GTTAAGGCTTTGTATGTTAAGAATTTGCCAAAAGATATAACTCAGGATCGCCTAAGGAAGCTGTTTGAACATCATGGAAAGATCTTGAAAGTTGTAGTTCCACCTGCGAAAGTTGGAAAGGAGAACAGCAGATATGGTTTTGTGCATTTTGCGGAGAGGTCAAGTGCCATGAAAGCATTGAAGAACACTGAAAAATATGAGATTGGTG GTCACGTATTGGAGTGCTCTCTTGCAAAACCACAAGCGGATCAGAAGTCTGGAGCATCTGGCTCCCAGAAGTCATCTCTAGATTCAAGCTTCCCACCTCTTCTCGGATATGGTTTAGTTGGGGGAGCATATGGTGGTCTTGGGGCAGGATTTGGTCCTGCTGGCTTTGGACAG CCATTGATCTACGGTCAAGGTCCAACCCCTGCAGGAATGGCAATGATGCCAATGCTTTTACCTGATGGAAGGATTGGATATGTCTT GCAACAGCCTGGAGTGCAACCGCACACCCCTCCACCACAGCCCCATAGCAGCCGAGGTGGTGCTAGTGGTAGCAGTTCGAGTGGTGGAAGGCGGAGCAGCAATGACAGTAGCCGAGGACGGCGTAGGTATAATCCATATTAG
- the LOC107925613 gene encoding uncharacterized protein codes for MDASDLSFRKSKMEAFLERVKEHMKADQYTLLLISVDEFNNGGITVYRLNEIVEVLLREYPGFFTQFQFVLNFANGVTRRVQSADSSNKGKRKLASDEDGEIDGLNETKDQLAEAMEFCEKALGEDFDHLFEFYTNISRPTSSSSSSSESEGKKRNQEVDIVKESCKPRQKGPSLESKMSNKKKKPKEEIEKVRKSYKVKREGPSSSSLTKPKKEINKPEEEELEKVTESYYLLPENLSGVHSTEIDEIGKQVLNFSTFSKGVYNTNKQKGPEITKQEMVMNRKEDEMFVMDMQMEWLRSTKKNAMKLFQDISERKIKEPTMADVDEYFTSSNYRYLVKMYNESGPWLVDRLRHAPKTILPVIIKRLKQKDIVPYRELCQQHQQMLEDQQ; via the exons ATGGATGCCTCTGATTTGAGTTTCCGCAAGTCAAAGATGGAAGCTTTTCTTGAAAGGGTGAAGGAACACATGAAAGCTGATCAATATACGCTTTTGTTGATAAGTGTCGATGAATTCAACAATGGAGGAATCACCGTTTATCGTTTGAATGAGATTGTAGAAGTTTTACTTCGTGAATACCCAGGTTTTTTTACTCAGTTTCAATTCGTTTTAAACTTTGCTAATGGCGTAACTCGTAGAGTCCAATCAGCAGATAGTAGTAACAAAGGGAAGAGGAAGCTAGCTTCCGATGAAGATGGAGAAATCGATGGCTTGAATGAAACCAAGGATCAATTGGCTGAAGCAATGGAGTTTTGTGAAAAG GCTCTTGGGGAAGATTTTGATCATCTTTTTGAGTTTTATACGAATATAAGCCGaccaacatcatcatcatcatcatcatcggaGTCTGAAGGAAAAAAACGAAACCAAGAGGTGGACATTGTTAAAGAAAGCTGTAAACCTCGACAAAAAGGGCCGTCATTAGAGTCGAAAATgagtaacaaaaaaaagaaacccaaagaagAGATTGAAAAGGTGAGGAAAAGCTATAAAGTTAAACGAGAGGGACCATCGTCATCATCTTTAACAAAACCCAAAAAGGAGATTAATAAACCCGAAGAAGAAGAACTTGAAAAGGTGACAGAAAGCTATTATCTTCTACCGGAAAATCTATCGGGAGTTCATAGTACTGAGATTGATGAAATTGGGAAACAAGTGTTGAATTTCAGTACTTTTTCAAAAGGTGTATACAATACTAATAAACAGAAAGGTCCCGAGATTACGAAACAAGAAATGGTGATGAATAGAAAAGAAGATGAGATGTTTGTAATGGATATGCAGATGGAATGGTTGCGCTCCACGAAGAAGAACGCAATGAAACTATTTCAAGATATCAGTGAACGGAAAATCAAGGAACCAACAATGGCGGACGTGGATGAGTATTTCACAAGTTCTAATTATAGATACcttgtgaaaatgtataatgaatcTGGGCCATGGTTAGTGGATAGGCTCCGTCATGCACCGAAAACTATTTTGCCTGTGATTATTAAGAGgttgaaacaaaaagatattgtTCCATATCGTGAACTTTGCCAACAACATCAACAAATGTTGGAGGATCAACAATAA
- the LOC107925674 gene encoding F-box/kelch-repeat protein At1g57790, translating to MAERKRRKLKLLAETINLDEKKATEEEESLKLQTWADLPVELLELILCHLTLEDNVRASAVCRRWHKVAVAVRVVNQSPWLMYFPKYGSLYEFYDPAERKTYSLELPELQGSRACYTKDGWLLLYRPRNHGVFFFNPFNRHMIKLPRFELTYQMVAFSDAPTSDLCVVFTIKHISPTVVAISTCRPGDSEWTTVNHQNRLPFVSSIWNKMVFCSGMFYCLSLTGWLGVYDPLLRAWSVLHVPPPRCPENFFAKNWWKGKFMAEHDGDILVIYTCNTETPIIFKLDHSEMVWEEMQTLNGVTLFASFLSSHSRTELPGAMRNIVYFSKVRFFGKRCISYSVDDRRYYPRKECHDWGEQDPFENIWIEPPRDASLN from the exons ATGGCTGAGAGAAAGAGAAGGAAACTTAAGTT GTTAgctgaaacaataaatttggatgaaaaaaaaGCAACCGAGGAGGAGGAGAGTTTGAAGCTACAAACGTGGGCTGATCTTCCTGTGGAACTTTTGGAATTGATTCTGTGCCACCTAACACTAGAGGACAATGTTCGAGCTTCTGCTGTATGTAGGAGGTGGCATAAAGTTGCAGTTGCAGTCCGGGTGGTTAACCAATCACCGTGGCTTATGTACTTTCCAAAATATGGTAGCTTGTATGAGTTCTATGATCCAGCAGAGCGTAAAACCTACTCTCTCGAGCTGCCAGAGCTGCAAGGATCCAGGGCTTGTTACACCAAAGATGGTTGGTTGTTGCTGTACCGACCCAGAAATCATGGTGTATTCTTCTTTAATCCCTTCAATCGGCACATGATTAAGCTTCCCAGATTTGAGTTGACATATCAGATGGTTGCCTTCTCTGATGCCCCAACATCGGACCTGTGTGTGGTTTTTACGATTAAGCACATCAGTCCTACTGTTGTCGCTATTAGCACATGTCGTCCTGGGGATTCTGAGTGGACCACCGTTAATCACCAGAACCGATTGCCGTTCGTTAGTAGCATTTGGAACAAAATGGTATTCTGCAGTGGAATGTTCTATTGTCTTAGCCTCACTGGTTGGTTAGGGGTCTATGATCCGCTGCTGCGCGCTTGGAGTGTTCTTCATGTGCCTCCTCCGAGATGCCCTGAGAACTTTTTTGCCAAAAATTGGTGGAAAGGAAAATTTATGGCAGAGCACGATGGAGATATTTTAGTTATCTATACTTGTAATACTGAGACCCCCATCATATTCAAACTGGATCATTCCGAAATGGTATGGGAAGAAATGCAAACCCTTAACGGTGTGACGCTATTTGCTAGTTTCTTGTCATCTCATTCAAGAACTGAACTCCCTGGTGCAATGAGGAACATTGTCTACTTCTCTAAAGTTCGGTTCTTTGGAAAGCGATGCATATCATACTCGGTTGATGACCGTAGATACTACCCTCGCAAAGAGTGCCATGACTGGGGAGAACAAGATCCGTTCGAGAACATATGGATCGAACCACCCCGAGATGCATCCTTGAATTGA